One part of the Drosophila teissieri strain GT53w chromosome 3R, Prin_Dtei_1.1, whole genome shotgun sequence genome encodes these proteins:
- the LOC122620174 gene encoding putative glycogen synthase kinase-3 homolog → MASQSKNSGLSNKVTTVVATNAFGADVMSEISYTDAKVVGNGSFGVVFQAKMVPSNELVAIKKVLQDRRFKNRELQIMRKLRHDNIITLKWFFFSSGEKRDEVYLNLVMEYLPETLYKVERHYARAKQTLPVNFVRLYMYQLLRSMAYLHSLGFCHRDIKPQNMLLDSETGVLKLCDFGSAKQLILGEPNVSYICSRYYRAPELIFGATDYTTKIDMWSAGCVMAELLLGQLIFPGDSGVDQIVEIVKVMGTPTSEQLHDMNPHYKQFKLPQLKPHPWSKVFRIRTPAEAIDLVSKMLIYSPNARVSPLMGCAHPFFDELRQDPHQQLPNGRSLPPLFNFTDYEKTIEPDTIPLLLPRTQSANTTKEASPVQRTRNTAGEESPRKTELIPKQPTAALSKSPEASGKTRGSPPGFLRHDLGNGDHVAVGSVAMEPLTPEQDHFAENYEGDEDAEGNLDEDAGDENDYDDDDDDGQCNSTNISDDMEDASESEHDDFEEEEEN, encoded by the coding sequence ATGGCTTCCCAGAGTAAGAACAGTGGGCTGAGCAACAAGGTGACCACCGTGGTGGCCACCAATGCCTTCGGCGCAGATGTGATGAGCGAGATCAGCTACACGGACGCCAAGGTGGTGGGCAATGGCAGCTTCGGCGTGGTCTTCCAGGCCAAAATGGTGCCCAGCAACGAGCTGGTGGCCATCAAGAAGGTCCTGCAGGATCGCCGCTTCAAGAATCGGGAGCTGCAGATCATGCGCAAGTTGCGCCACGACAACATCATCACTCTCAAGTGGTTCTTCTTTTCCAGCGGCGAGAAGCGGGACGAGGTCTATCTGAACCTGGTCATGGAGTACCTGCCGGAGACCCTGTACAAAGTGGAGCGGCACTACGCCAGGGCCAAGCAGACCTTGCCCGTCAACTTTGTGCGCCTCTACATGTACCAGTTGCTGAGGAGCATGGCGTATCTGCACAGCTTGGGCTTCTGCCACAGGGACATCAAGCCGCAGAACATGCTCCTCGACTCGGAGACGGGTGTGCTCAAGCTCTGCGACTTCGGCAGTGCCAAGCAGCTGATCCTCGGGGAGCCCAACGTCTCCTACATCTGCTCCAGGTACTATCGTGCGCCGGAGCTCATTTTCGGCGCCACCGACTACACCACCAAGATCGACATGTGGAGCGCCGGTTGTGTGATGGCagagctgctgctgggccaGCTCATCTTCCCCGGGGACTCGGGTGTGGACCAGATTGTGGAGATCGTCAAGGTCATGGGCACGCCCACCTCGGAGCAGCTGCATGACATGAATCCGCACTACAAGCAGTTCAAGTTGCCGCAGCTGAAGCCGCACCCCTGGTCCAAGGTGTTCAGGATTCGCACGCCGGCGGAGGCCATAGATCTGGTCTCCAAGATGCTTATATACTCGCCCAATGCCCGCGTTTCTCCGCTCATGGGCTGTGCCCATCCCTTCTTCGACGAACTGCGTCAGGATCCCCATCAGCAGCTGCCCAATGGCAGGAGCCTGCCGCCGCTGTTCAACTTCACGGACTATGAGAAAACCATCGAGCCGGACACAAttccactgctgctgccacgcACTCAGAGCGCGAACACCACCAAGGAGGCGAGTCCTGTCCAAAGAACCCGCAATACAGCCGGGGAGGAGAGCCCCCGGAAAACGGAGCTTATCCCAAAGCAGCCAACAGCAGCGCTCTCCAAGTCCCCGGAAGCCTCGGGCAAGACGCGCGGATCTCCGCCAGGCTTTTTGCGACACGATTTGGGAAACGGCGACCATGTGGCCGTGGGCTCCGTGGCAATGGAGCCGCTCACCCCGGAGCAGGACCACTTCGCGGAGAACTATGAGGGCGACGAGGATGCCGAGGGTAATCTGGACGAGGATGCCGGCGATGAAAACGActacgacgacgatgacgatgatgggcAGTGCAACAGCACCAACATCAGCGACGACATGGAAGATGCCTCCGAGTCGGAACACGATGAtttcgaggaggaggaggaaaactAA